A window of Deltaproteobacteria bacterium contains these coding sequences:
- a CDS encoding type II toxin-antitoxin system RelE/ParE family toxin — MTLDKELLIEGDCFSIYEIIRDGKPLIKKFLLSLPSDLLEKIKKELQFIAFKGTPRNVQKFAYEGDGIWAIKAKQVRIYCFYEGNRLILLAHGVVKKRPKANPVDLEKARTLRSEWKKMKGGMQ, encoded by the coding sequence GTGACACTGGACAAGGAACTGCTTATTGAAGGCGATTGTTTTTCCATCTACGAAATAATCAGGGATGGAAAGCCTTTGATAAAAAAATTTTTGCTGTCCCTTCCTTCCGATTTGTTAGAAAAAATCAAAAAGGAACTTCAGTTTATAGCCTTTAAGGGAACTCCCAGAAACGTACAGAAATTCGCCTATGAGGGCGACGGAATCTGGGCCATAAAGGCGAAGCAGGTTCGGATTTACTGTTTTTACGAAGGAAACCGGCTGATCCTTCTTGCCCACGGCGTGGTCAAAAAGCGCCCCAAGGCCAATCCGGTTGACCTGGAAAAAGCAAGGACGCTCAGAAGCGAGTGGAAAAAAATGAAAGGAGGAATGCAATGA
- a CDS encoding succinate dehydrogenase cytochrome b subunit: MDWVIRTFGSSVGKKSLMALTGLGFLGFLAGHIAGNFTAYLGPAALNSYAEHLHELAIVVKAAEIGLILFACVHISMGLTLFLQNMAARPVRYHGKKWAGGRTLSSATMPYTGILILAFVTWHLYAFRLNPPAPDALFAFVSDFFRNPVNVGLYSAAMIVVALHVRHGLWSAFQTLGANHPKYMPGIEKLSLVFGLLVAVGLGALPLFFLFAVNSVAG, translated from the coding sequence ATGGATTGGGTAATTCGCACCTTTGGAAGCTCGGTGGGAAAGAAATCCCTCATGGCCCTTACCGGCCTCGGGTTTCTGGGCTTCCTGGCCGGGCACATTGCGGGAAATTTCACCGCCTACCTTGGGCCTGCGGCCTTGAACTCCTACGCGGAGCATCTCCACGAACTGGCCATCGTGGTGAAAGCTGCGGAAATCGGCCTCATCCTTTTCGCCTGCGTTCACATTTCAATGGGCCTTACACTTTTTTTACAAAACATGGCGGCCCGGCCCGTTCGCTATCACGGAAAAAAATGGGCGGGCGGGCGCACCCTCTCATCCGCCACCATGCCCTATACCGGCATTCTCATTCTCGCATTCGTTACTTGGCATCTCTACGCTTTTCGCTTGAACCCGCCAGCGCCCGACGCCCTGTTTGCCTTCGTGTCGGATTTTTTCCGCAACCCCGTTAACGTCGGCCTCTATTCCGCCGCCATGATCGTGGTTGCCCTTCACGTGCGGCACGGACTTTGGAGCGCCTTCCAGACCCTTGGGGCCAACCATCCCAAGTACATGCCGGGGATCGAAAAGCTCTCCCTTGTCTTCGGCCTTCTTGTGGCCGTGGGGCTTGGGGCCCTGCCGCTTTTTTTCCTTTTCGCGGTCAATTCCGTCGCGGGCTGA
- a CDS encoding helix-turn-helix transcriptional regulator, whose product MTRELTWFEKELDRTRHAFAFRLAGLEFELTEDIATLMQEKKVTRAELARRMGISRAAVTAFLRDGSNLTLKRMLRIADALGAELTVKIGGKEAVESVTDAGSPETAEIEPRQAVGG is encoded by the coding sequence ATGACAAGAGAACTGACCTGGTTTGAAAAGGAACTGGACAGAACCAGGCATGCTTTCGCCTTCCGGCTGGCTGGCCTGGAATTCGAGCTTACCGAGGACATAGCCACTCTGATGCAGGAAAAAAAGGTTACGCGGGCCGAACTTGCAAGGCGCATGGGCATAAGCCGGGCGGCGGTGACAGCGTTTTTGCGGGACGGGTCCAATCTTACGCTAAAGCGGATGCTCAGAATCGCCGATGCCCTGGGCGCTGAACTCACCGTCAAAATCGGCGGGAAGGAGGCGGTTGAGTCTGTGACTGACGCCGGTTCGCCGGAAACTGCGGAGATCGAGCCCCGGCAAGCTGTTGGAGGATGA